One genomic window of Mus musculus strain C57BL/6J chromosome 4, GRCm38.p6 C57BL/6J includes the following:
- the Rnf38 gene encoding E3 ubiquitin-protein ligase RNF38 isoform X2 codes for MRPWEMTSNRQPPSVRPNQHHFSGERCNTPARNRRSPPVRRQRGRRERLSRHNSISQDENYHHLPYAQQQAIEEPRAFHPPNVSPRLLHPAAHPPQQNAVMVDIHDQLHQGTVPVSYTVTTVAPHGLPLCTGQHIPACSTQQVPGCSVVFSGQHLPVCSVPPPMLQACSVQHLPVPYAAFPPLISSDPFLIHPPHLSPHHPPHLPPPGQFVPFQTQQSRSPLQRIENEVELLGEHLQVGSFTYPPSAHPPTLPPSAPLQFLTHDPLHQEVSFGVPYPPFMPRRLTGRSRYRSQQPMPPPPYHPSLLPYVLSMLPVPPAVGPTFSFELDVEDGEVENYEALLNLAERLGEAKPRGLTKADIEQLPSYRFNPSNHQSEQTLCVVCMCDFESRQLLRVLPCNHEFHAKCVDKWLKGNRTCPICRADASEVHRDSE; via the exons TCCTCCTGTTAGGCGTCAGCGAGGAAGAAGGGAACGTCTGTCTCGACATAATTCCATTAGTCAAGATGAAAACTATCACCATCTCCCTTATGCACAGCAGCAAGCAATAGAGGAACCTCGAGCCTTCCACCCTCCGAATGTATCTCCCCGTCTGTTACATCCAGCTGCCCATCCCCCCCAGCAGAATGCAGTCATGGTTGACATACATGATCAG CTCCATCAAGGAACAGTTCCTGTCTCCTACACGGTAACTACGGTGGCACCCCATGGGCTTCCACTCTGCACTGGCCAGCACAtccctgcttgcagtacacagcagGTCCCAGGATGCTCGGTGGTTTTCAGTGGACAACACCTCCCCGTCTGTAGTGTGCCTCCTCCA ATGCTTCAGGCATGTTCAGTTCAGCACTTACCAGTACCATATGCTGCGTTCCCGCCCCTCATTTCTAGCGATCCGTTTCTTATACATCCTCCTCATCTTTCTCCCCATCATCCTCCCCACTTGCCACCACCAGGCCAATTTGTCCCTTTCCAAACACAGCAGTCACGATCG cctctgcagagGATAGAAAATGAAGTGGAGCTCTTAGGAGAACATCTTCAAGTAGGCAGTTTTACTTATCCCCCTTCAGCCCATCCCCCAACATTACCTCCGTCAGCTCCTTTGCAGTTCCTGACACATGACCCTTTGCATCAGGAGGTGTCCTTTGGAGTA CCTTACCCACCATTTATGCCTCGGAGACTCACAGGACGTAGTAGATACCGATCCCAGCAGCCAATGCCCCCTCCTCCTTACCATCCCAGCTTACTACCATACGTGCT ATCAATGCTTCCAGTACCACCTGCAGTGGGCCCAACCTTCAGCTTTGAATTAGATGTAGAAGACGGAGAAGTTGAAAATTATGAG GCCCTGTTAAACTTGGCGGAGAGACTGGGAGAGGCGAAACCTCGGGGACTGACTAAAGCAGATATTGAACAGCTTCCTTCGTACAGGTTCAATCCTAGCAACCACCAGTCAGAGCAGACTTT GTGTGTAGTATGCATGTGTGATTTTGAGTCAAGGCAGCTTCTTAGAGTCTTACCTTGTAACCACGAGTTCCATGCCAAGTGTGTTGATAAATGGCTTAAG GGAAACCGTACCTGCCCAATTTGCCGAGCTGATGCTTCAGAAGTGCATCGCGATTCAGAGTGA